The Micrococcales bacterium genome contains the following window.
GGTTTTGCGCGCCGCAGCGCGCGGCGTTGAGGAACGGTCCCTCAAGATGGAATCCGGCGACCTCGCCTGTGGCGGCCAGCGGGCTCAGAATCTCGAGACGTCGCAGCAGCTCAGACGGGTGATTGGTGACAAGCGAAGCGACCTGCGTGGTAGTGCCGTGCCGGCGGTGCTCGTCGACGGCGATTTGGGCCGCGGAGCTTGAGGCTGCATCAGGGAAGGACACGCCGCCACCCCCGTGACAGTGGATGTCGACCAGGCCAGGAAGGATCAGGCCATCCCAGGTGAAGGCCGTGGCGACGTCGGTCGGTGGGAACCTGTCAGCCTCGTCAACTGAGACAAATCGTTGTCCACGAACCTTGACAATGGCGTCTTCAACCAGCCCAGTGTCGGTGACCGCCCGGCCACGCACGCACCAGGCCTTGGAAGGCTCGACCGGTGGGGTTGGAACGGCGTGCACAGCCGCATCTTCCCACGGATTGACCGCCAAAGGCCGGGCCGCAGGCTCAGGTCCGGTAATCTCTAGGGCGGTGTTGGCGCCAAACCTGACGTCAGGCGCCAGATGGGAGAACCCAATGCCGGCGATCGTGCTAGTTGGAGCCCAATGGGGCGACGAAGGCAAGGGCAAGGCGACCGACTTACTGGGCTCAAAAGTCGACTATGTTGTCAAGTTCAACGGTGGTAACAACGCAGGTCATACGGTTGTCGTGGGCGGGCAAAGCTACGCTTTGCATCTGCTGCCAAGTGGCATTTTGACTCCGGGCGTGGTGCCGGTGATCGGCAACGGCGTGGTGGTTGACCTTGAAGTGTTGTTCCACGAACTAGACGATCTGGACCAACGCGGCGTTGACACTTCCCGCCTGCTTGTCAGCGCAAATGCCCATGTCATCGCCTCCTTTAACCGCACAATGGACAAGGTCACCGAGCGGTTTCTGGGACAGCGGCGGATCGGCACTACTGGTCGCGGCATTGGCCCGACCTATGCCGACAAGATCTCGCGGGTCGGCATTCGCGTCCAGGACCTGTTCGACCACGGGATTTTGCGCCAGAAGGTTGAAGGCGCCCTAATGCAAAAGAACCACCTGCTGGTCAAGGTCTACAACCGCCGTGCCGTGGCTGTGACCGAGGTTGTTGAAGAGCTCGAAAGCCTGGCCGAGCGATTGCGCCCAATGGTGGCAGACACGGCACTTTTGCTCAATCAGGCTCTTGACCAGGGCAAGACGGTTCTCCTCGAAGGCGGCCAGGCCACCATGCTGGACGTTGACCACGGCACATATCCCTTCGTCACCTCATCGAACGCCACCGCTGGCGGGGCTTGCACTGGCTCGGGCATTGGCCCGACTCGAATCGACCGGGTGATCGCGGTGATAAAGGCCTATTCAACCCGAGTGGGCGCCGGTCCGTTTGTGACCGAGTTGCACGATGCCGACGGCGAGCGTTTACGCGACATCGGCCGCGAGTATGGGGTCACCACGGGCCGGCCTAGGCGCTGCGGCTGGTTCGATGCCCTGGTCGCCCGCCACACCGCCCGCATCAACGGGGTGACCGATTTCGTTCTAACTAAGCTGGACGTCTTGACTGGCTGGGAGTCGATTCCGGTCTGTGTTGGCTACCGAATAGGTGACCGGGTCTATGACGAGTTGCCGGTTTCGCAAAGTGACATTCACCACGCCGAGCCGATCTACGAACAACTGCCCGGCTGGGACCAGGACATTTCCAGAGCTCGGTCGTACGCAGCACTACCGGCCAACGCTCAGGACTACATTCTGGCGATCCAGGATCTGGCTGGCGTGCGCGTTTCGGTGGTTGGTGTGGGCGCCGCTCGCGATGCGATCATCCAGCGCCACTCGCTGACGGACTAGTCACCCAAACCCCAATCGCAGCGACACCGAGCTACTGCACGCCTTCCCTTTGCAGCGACACCGAGCCAGTGCACACAGGCAACCGGCGAAACCTCGGTCTCGCCGCATGGGTGCAGTCCAGACCCTCAATTGCAGCGACACCGAGCCAGTGCACACAGGCAACCGGCGAAACCTCGGTCTCGCCGCATAGGTGCAGTCCAGACCCCCAATTGCAGC
Protein-coding sequences here:
- a CDS encoding adenylosuccinate synthase is translated as MPAIVLVGAQWGDEGKGKATDLLGSKVDYVVKFNGGNNAGHTVVVGGQSYALHLLPSGILTPGVVPVIGNGVVVDLEVLFHELDDLDQRGVDTSRLLVSANAHVIASFNRTMDKVTERFLGQRRIGTTGRGIGPTYADKISRVGIRVQDLFDHGILRQKVEGALMQKNHLLVKVYNRRAVAVTEVVEELESLAERLRPMVADTALLLNQALDQGKTVLLEGGQATMLDVDHGTYPFVTSSNATAGGACTGSGIGPTRIDRVIAVIKAYSTRVGAGPFVTELHDADGERLRDIGREYGVTTGRPRRCGWFDALVARHTARINGVTDFVLTKLDVLTGWESIPVCVGYRIGDRVYDELPVSQSDIHHAEPIYEQLPGWDQDISRARSYAALPANAQDYILAIQDLAGVRVSVVGVGAARDAIIQRHSLTD